In Thalassophryne amazonica chromosome 13, fThaAma1.1, whole genome shotgun sequence, the sequence AATCAGTGATTGACTGGTCATTGCCATTTTGTTCCATCTCCGCTTCCTCTCCCTTTGAAACACTACTGATCCCACACTCCTTATTTCCATTTTTCTCAGATCTTTTTTGCTTTGATCGTTTCTCACCCTCTTCTTTCATTTTGAAAGTGTACTTTTTGATAGGAATGGGATGGAAGACGGACTCATCATCACTAGAATCACTGTTATTATCTCCAGGAGGAATTGGGGATGGAGGCTGGACCCTGATGATTGGCTCAGCTAAGAGGTGCCTATCATGCTCCTCTTGGAGGTTCACCTCCATCATCTCTGTGTCTGCCTCAGATGAAGCACGTGACCCCCTTTTCTCGGCGTAAGGCTGCTCTGCCttcaaaggaggaggaggaggaaactcGATATAAGCAACCCTTTTTTCCTTGGAATTTTGTCTTTCTGCATCTTGGTTTCGACAGGGATTCTCTGAAGAATCTGGCTTGACTTCTTCCCTTGGAGACACTTTACGCAGGCCTGCCTTTCCTTCTTCTTCAGACTCCTCTAGGATAGGGCTGGGCATGCCAGGTATGATGCCTATCACAGAATCTGGTGTTCTTGAGGTCAGACTCATTTCCTCTGAGCTGGGAGTCTCAGGAGTAACAGGACTCTTGCCAGAACTGTCCATGAACGTCACTTGTTCTAGAGTGTCATCTTCTGGACTTCCGTGAGGAGATGGCGACTGCTTTTGTTTCACCGTGTAAAATGCTCCTCTTGTTTCATGCACTGTCTTACTCTCACGGCTCACTATCTTTTTGTATGTTCCCAGCTGTTCAGAAGCTGTTTCTTTCTCAAACTGCTTTCCTACTTGAATACTAACATACACAGGTAAGGGTTTGATATCTTTGAAGCCCTCTGTGACAACCACCGGAGTTTCTTTATCCAAATAATCTACTTGATCATTTTCAACGCCGTTACACACTACATTGGACTGACTGTCATCTGGTGAATCTGTGGGTTTCCCTAACGCGGATCCACAATTCAACTTGCTGGCTTCAGAGCTACTGTGCAACCGATTTCTAACTAAAGTCGGTATATGAGACCCTGCTTTCTCGCACGGTTCAACTGAAGcatttacttttaatgaagtGTACTGGTGTTTCTCATTAGATGGTTTTCTTACAGGAATTTGTGATTCCAAGTTTTTTTTTAGACCGTCATTACTATTCTGACTTTCTCTGACAACAAATTCTGTGTATATTATTTTCTTAGTGGTTTCTTGTCTTTGAGAATCACTGCTCGTACCATCTTTCCTTGAATCAAGTTGCAAGGAATGGGATAGTTTGGTTGGCGGGGATTTATAGTTTCCATATCCTTGGCTCTCCCATGTTTTGAATaactttttttcttcttgttctttTTCACTGGCATTGCGACTGGATGAAAATTTATTTGACTCACTATACAAGGGTTTCTTCTCACTTACTGCACTGTCTGTTTTGGGCATATCTGAACCAGCAAATACTTGATACACAGGCAGCTTACTCTCCTGGAGCTTCCTGATAGGAGCGTTTGAATTCTGGCCACACTGAGGACCTTTATCTTGTCTTTGAGCTTCTTGCTCAAACTTTAGCCTAGCAGCACTTACTTTGGAGGAGGATATTTGAAAAGGTTTTGGGCTTTCACCTGTGCCTCCTTGTGATTTAGTATCTCCTTGCTTTCTTGTGTCTAAATCACTGTATTGCAACAGGACTCTTCTCTCTGGACTGCTCGGTAAGCTGGCACATTTCCTATCACTAGATCCAAACCGATCTCTAAGCCTATCTCTGTTCCATTCCTCTCCGGCACCACCACTCCTATACGTGGACCTCTCTGGACTACTGTGTGTAGAACTGGGCCCTGATCTTGTTTCTCTGAAGTCTGGTCTGCAAGATTTCTTCTCTGGAGAAGACAACTCATCATTGAGTTGCTCGGTTTTATCACGAAAAAATTGTGATACCTCACTGAGTTTTTCGTGTGCTTCCTTCACAGTCTTGTCTACTCTGTCTTCATAGGTTATCTGTTCTCGGTCCTTATTCTGTGTGTCTTCTGCCACACGCATCCAAACAGACTGCTTCGGGCTACCAGGCTCAGATGAATACTGCAAAAGTGTTAGTTTATCAAAACTGTCGTCGACATTTGCCATTCTACCAGATTTGTCAAACACATTTCTTGAAGATCTAAAAATATATTCTGTTCTTGGTCCAGCTGGTCTTCCCTCACTTTTGCTACTTCTGTCTGGCGAGTGAAAATGAGACCTGTCTCTCAGGTATTCCTCTGTGTCAGAATGAGAACGGTCACATTTCTCAGAAAGCAACATTTTCTCAGCAAAGTTATAAGATTCTCCTCTAAGCTCTGATGATTCATCATCATTATATTCGACTGACTGCTGACTAAGTGCTTTTAGTGTTTTGTAAGAGTCATCGGTCATGAGCTGGGCCGAACTAGGCCGACTATCTTCTTCCTGTGAAATAGGTGTGTTCCCTCTGGAGGCCTCAAGGTAACTTGGAAGGTATTCCTCAGGTTCCTCTTCCTGTCTGCTTCCTGGGTAGTAATACATTTCCTTCTCTGCATGGTTTTTTGTTTCTCTGATAATGACTTCTGTTGGTTCACTTTTATTGCCTTTTTCAATATGAACCTCAATTATTCTTTCAACCTTAGGTTTGGAGTTGATGTCCTCAGTTAGTCTTGGTGATGTTTCCTCACTGCCAGGCTTGTGTTCAAACAGTCCAGCCAGCTCTCTAGAAGGGTCCTTGCCTGACTGAAAAGCTTTCATTATATCATGTACAGACATAGTTTCCTCACACCTCTCTGTTGCAGCTTCTTTGCCAGGGGGTTTGTGATACACCATCCTAGTGGTAGTGGTGATGTGAGTCTCTTCCTTTAGCCTCATCCCTTTTCCCACTGGATCATCCTCAGGGCTAACTTTAATTGGGTAGGATTTATTTTGATCTTGCATTAACACAGTTTGATTCCCTTTGGAATCACTATCAATGTATCTGACAGGTTGTGCATCCTCCAATACAGCTTGTTTGTTGTCCTCTGGGGACTCATAGCTCCTGATGACGTGCACAACTTCAGTTCTTGTCTCGGTGATTACTGGGGGAACTGGGATGTCCTGAAACAGGGCCTTGGGGCCCATGCCTTCTGCACTCTGAGGCGCAGATGGTGTCCTTTCACTCCTGGTCTCAAAGCCACTGTCTGAAAGGGGACTCTTATCCTGCTCATGTGAAATGTCATCAGGAGATTCTAGCACTGTATCTGCTCCAAAGAGGACGCCTGCTATTTTACTGATTTCTTTCTCCGAACCAGATGAGCGCATGTTTGTTGGCGGCATTTTAAGCTTATGCTCCTGAACTGCTATGGCAGGTTTGAGGACACGTTTTTGTTTCTCCTTGCCATCTCCTTCTCGCTTGCCCTCAtctgttttatgttttgtgtcatgCATTTTAGAGAAAGAGTTGCTGCTAACATCACTGGCCAGGTAGTCAACTACACTGGAAAGATTGAAATCCCTGTCTGGTATTTTCTTTGATTTGGCTTGAGGAACCACAGTTTCATATCTAGGTGGATAGCTCCAGTTGCTTGGTGGTTGCTCGATGGGTACTTTAGAAAAGTGTATGTCATCCAGAGAACCCTTTGCAAAAGAAACCCTACCATCTTTCACAGCATCTTTGGTCAGTATTTCACTCACTTTTACCAAAtcttgtttaactttttccacaatCCGATATGGCTCCTCATCCTCTATCTTAATCTCTTTGGGAGAATTTGACTGAAATCCTTTATTGGCTGTGGAATTTGGGTCTGTCTGCAAAATGGTGGACATCCGTATCAAGTCCTCTTTCATTTCAGCTACATCCCTCAGAATCTCCTGGCTGGATGATAATGTTGATGTGGATGTTGATTTCATGGCAGCAGAGAAAAGAGGAGATTTGACAGGGGAAAGAGTTCTGGCAAAGGGAGACTGCGCCTGAGCATTCAACTCAGCAGGCAATGTCTTCTGAGGAGAAAGAAGAGCAGCAGCTGACACTGACACCTCAGGTAGTTTCTTAAACTGTGGTTCTGTCAGCACATTAATAACAGAGTACACTGGAACAGTCATTGTGCTGGATGTCACAGCAGTGGTGACATTAGGAGGGGATCTTACTGAGGGATACAGGGAGCCAGAAGCTGATGATCTAATGGACTGATATGAGGAAGAAGCAGAGGAGGACAAAGACTTCAAGGTTCCATAGCCTGCAGAACAAGAATTAAATGTTTTTTCAACTTCATCAAACACTGCATTGACACTTGTTGTTGCAGCATTGGTGGTTGCTTGTATTCTCTCTTGCAGACTATTTGTGAGCGGAGATGTTGGGGATGAAGAGCGGTACTGTGGAGGGGGTGCACTTCCATTTATTAGAGTCGCAGCACCAGAGGAGGCCTTAGATTTAAATGGGGAGAGAAGAGAGAACAGGTTCCTTGCAGGGCCTGAGGCATCTGCAAAGGAACGGACACAAGAAAGCCCTGGAACTGTTTTTAtgggggaggaggaggatggtGTGCCACTTGAGCTCCCCATAACAGTTTTGTATGACAGAGGTGAACCGAACATACTCAAAGATGATTTGGGAGAGGCTGGTGGGGTGATAGGTACGGATGCTCTTTCAAGAAGAGCACTTCCTCCTCCATGGGTAGTTACAGGGGAGGTCCTAGCAGACAACGCTGTCAGTCCTTTCATAGACATAGGGTCTGGGGAACTTTTTGCTGCAGAGCCCAGGGGACTGGGGGCCACTTGGACTTGGTATTGGCATTGCTGAACTACAGTTTTTATAGGAGATGAGATTGTTCTGTAAGATCGTATGGGTGAAGCCATGTCGCTAACTGATTTGACAGAAGAGGCAGGGGATCCAGGGGCGTTGGTCTTGACGGGGGAGGCAGAGTTGATGGACCAGACAGATTTTAATGGAGAGGCAGAAGGCGTGTTGGATGACGAACTGGAGAGGGAGCCAAACCCAGACTTGGCTTGGCCAGGGACGGTGACAGGAACAGGCGACCACGCCTGATAAGATCTCGTTGAAAAGCCAGGTTTGTGAGGGTAACCAGAAGGCTGTGTTCTCGGTGAGCTTCGATCAGTTGTTTCTTCAACAACAAAGTTAAACCAAAAGTAATaagaaagcaaacataaaaaaacaacataaaataatttgaaataaaaGATAAAAATCAGAAAGAGAAATTTGAGTGAGTCAAAAACAGAAATAATCACAGCAGAAAGACAATTTTACTGAAATGTGAGAAAGGCCACCTATCTAAAGACCCATGATGTCATGCCACATGATGGTCTAGAGTCAGTGACTAATtacaaaaatactgaacagcTGACAGGAAGCAATGATGCAAATGTGAGAACAAAAAATCTTGGCATATGGcagaggtgaaaaaaaaaacacaacaaaaagcaaaacataaaaaaaccaaagaagaagaaaacccaTTGACTTTTGATGTGCTTTATTCTATTTGCCACTTTGCATCAGTGCCTTTTACTCTACATATGACATAGTTGACTTATTTTTTTCACTTAACTAATGTTAAATGCTAAAAATAATCCCACAAGTGTAATACAATAAAAATTCCATCAATTTATTTGTTTAATCACAGCGTGAAATCAAACAAGAGGTTGCACTTTACAAAATAAGACAAAGTAAATCTGCCTTTTGAGCCAGTCCAATAAACCCTACAACTGCAGTTGTGCTTCAAAAGGCTATTTTAATTAGCATTAAAGTCATACTAACAAACATTTCACACAAAATAAATTATGTGCTTGCAAAATTTTAGGTCCTCTCAATTTATATAATAGATGCACTGTAACATATTCCAATGGCATAATGTAAATTTGTATTAAAATGCTTGCTGTAAGAGTTTTGCATGCAGGTGACGACAAAATAATGTTAAGTGCAACCCAATACCACATTGATATACACAGCTACACACAATCATAAAGCCAATAAGAATGAAATGGCCACAAAAGGAATGAGAACAAcccaaaagaacattttattcagcaTGAATTAAGACATCTGTGCCCAAATAAATTAACCAACAGACACTCTGATCTCAGCATTTCCACATATCAAAAATAAGACAGATGAAACAAGAAGACTTTTAGTCAAAATGGGGTGGAAAAACACAACATGACACAGAGTAAACCATGCCGATGAATGACTGACAATCACACAGTATCTTTCAGGTGAAGAAAATAAATGACTAATGAACATGATTTGTCAGATAGAGCTGTTACTGTGCTTTGGGTGCATGTGATTAAAATAACATGAATATTTAAATAAGCTGAATGTTTCATGAAAGTTAAAAATGGGAGACTCACTCGCTGCTGGATCGGTCAAATAGCTGTAGCGCTTACGCAAAGCTAAGGAGGCAAAGGTATGACGTCGTTCTGGCTTTTCagtctgaaacaaacaaaaaataaacaaaagatgctttaacataaaaaaaacagataTATGTGTTTGGAATATATCAGAATTACGCCAATTAATTTACATATTTGTGAGCATGGGCACTGTCTTATTTTAGTGTCTTTAGTACATGCTGCTGTTAGTAGTGACAAGAAAGCAAATGAACCCCTCACTcgctggattttttttgtttttaattccagTTAAAGTTAATAACTACAAACTGTACTGTATGTTCTTTGACATGGTGGTGTTGCACACACAGGAATTCGCTGCAACACAACAAATCATATCTAAGCTTGGGTCTCTCCTGTGCCTTCTGATGAACTGTagttgaaatttcacatcttcattTTCCAGAAAATAAAACTATTTCTCTGTTCCATTCTACCATGGAGACGTGacgactggtgatgcaacagatacAAGCTGCACTCTGCACagcctctccaatcacagccacagaaactatAAATCCTTCAGATTTGTAAtgcatgtcttggtggcttccctcactccacTCCTTTTTGGAAACTCAGTGTTTGTGAACTGCCTATTTCAGACAGGTTTACCTTACAGTaagatactgtatttttttttaagtgaaaatcCAAGACATACTCAGAAACTTGTGA encodes:
- the ank3a gene encoding ankyrin-3 isoform X35 — its product is MWASLLPKRTKKHQRSSTDCHMQFEYHTANPQKETTDRSSPRTQPSGYPHKPGFSTRSYQAWSPVPVTVPGQAKSGFGSLSSSSSNTPSASPLKSVWSINSASPVKTNAPGSPASSVKSVSDMASPIRSYRTISSPIKTVVQQCQYQVQVAPSPLGSAAKSSPDPMSMKGLTALSARTSPVTTHGGGSALLERASVPITPPASPKSSLSMFGSPLSYKTVMGSSSGTPSSSSPIKTVPGLSCVRSFADASGPARNLFSLLSPFKSKASSGAATLINGSAPPPQYRSSSPTSPLTNSLQERIQATTNAATTSVNAVFDEVEKTFNSCSAGYGTLKSLSSSASSSYQSIRSSASGSLYPSVRSPPNVTTAVTSSTMTVPVYSVINVLTEPQFKKLPEVSVSAAALLSPQKTLPAELNAQAQSPFARTLSPVKSPLFSAAMKSTSTSTLSSSQEILRDVAEMKEDLIRMSTILQTDPNSTANKGFQSNSPKEIKIEDEEPYRIVEKVKQDLVKVSEILTKDAVKDGRVSFAKGSLDDIHFSKVPIEQPPSNWSYPPRYETVVPQAKSKKIPDRDFNLSSVVDYLASDVSSNSFSKMHDTKHKTDEGKREGDGKEKQKRVLKPAIAVQEHKLKMPPTNMRSSGSEKEISKIAGVLFGADTVLESPDDISHEQDKSPLSDSGFETRSERTPSAPQSAEGMGPKALFQDIPVPPVITETRTEVVHVIRSYESPEDNKQAVLEDAQPVRYIDSDSKGNQTVLMQDQNKSYPIKVSPEDDPVGKGMRLKEETHITTTTRMVYHKPPGKEAATERCEETMSVHDIMKAFQSGKDPSRELAGLFEHKPGSEETSPRLTEDINSKPKVERIIEVHIEKGNKSEPTEVIIRETKNHAEKEMYYYPGSRQEEEPEEYLPSYLEASRGNTPISQEEDSRPSSAQLMTDDSYKTLKALSQQSVEYNDDESSELRGESYNFAEKMLLSEKCDRSHSDTEEYLRDRSHFHSPDRSSKSEGRPAGPRTEYIFRSSRNVFDKSGRMANVDDSFDKLTLLQYSSEPGSPKQSVWMRVAEDTQNKDREQITYEDRVDKTVKEAHEKLSEVSQFFRDKTEQLNDELSSPEKKSCRPDFRETRSGPSSTHSSPERSTYRSGGAGEEWNRDRLRDRFGSSDRKCASLPSSPERRVLLQYSDLDTRKQGDTKSQGGTGESPKPFQISSSKVSAARLKFEQEAQRQDKGPQCGQNSNAPIRKLQESKLPVYQVFAGSDMPKTDSAVSEKKPLYSESNKFSSSRNASEKEQEEKKLFKTWESQGYGNYKSPPTKLSHSLQLDSRKDGTSSDSQRQETTKKIIYTEFVVRESQNSNDGLKKNLESQIPVRKPSNEKHQYTSLKVNASVEPCEKAGSHIPTLVRNRLHSSSEASKLNCGSALGKPTDSPDDSQSNVVCNGVENDQVDYLDKETPVVVTEGFKDIKPLPVYVSIQVGKQFEKETASEQLGTYKKIVSRESKTVHETRGAFYTVKQKQSPSPHGSPEDDTLEQVTFMDSSGKSPVTPETPSSEEMSLTSRTPDSVIGIIPGMPSPILEESEEEGKAGLRKVSPREEVKPDSSENPCRNQDAERQNSKEKRVAYIEFPPPPPLKAEQPYAEKRGSRASSEADTEMMEVNLQEEHDRHLLAEPIIRVQPPSPIPPGDNNSDSSDDESVFHPIPIKKYTFKMKEEGEKRSKQKRSEKNGNKECGISSVSKGEEAEMEQNGNDQSITDCSIATTAEFSHDTDATEIDSLDGYDLQDEDDGLSEDPKTSSLSNDEKQADRSFSQSKLEVIEEEKCEEGGANGKTKNTSTGKNSGDEKDYTLEGRHPDRQVFGDNYFGYQLEEELNSTFKTVATKGLDFDPWSTKGSDNEGVFESKTKEEDSKHFGLSVDDKSQATTPDTTPARTPTDESTPTSEPNPFPFHEGKMFEMTRSGAIDMSKRDFVEERLQFFQIGPQSPCERTDLRMAIVADHLGLSWTELAREMNFTVDEINHIRIENPNSLTAQSFMLLKKWVSREGKNATTDALTAVLTKVNRMDIVTLLEGPIFDYGNISGTRCFADDNAVFRDQADDYQGILAELQSPAALHSDSHFLDPELPVTPNPSLSQHQHHHYPESETPILADVQPQALPCSPVVETGGEPESPPRSPPRPCALALSVSVFELPDPVPSKVRKPHIALNDQLLLSEEEDRSSQEMESNHKPKLHTSPELDIDMAYFTSSPSASSVSSLTPSSPERAQIEEGTLQRFTLSGVEEGVDLGRAEKKVREEIADVAEAGAGKLARGDGVVEKWIEQDWFKNVERKCEMIAKDRFVLVGERNLLVEQMEGSAEEAKVVINEQDVLQHDGMKERTCDMEELREVQKVSKDLIETRQEIDSGSSTLETETITLQTVDVSSETPIYHSDRLKTEGVLSGILDTGKTGEEQVVTDVFPQNWVDILGHPQPSESGSNEEEEDGDGDIKLAKETSVSLLKEVKKESGSEEEEEDEEKTKTSVQEILDQVKQAEKELYSLPGWHSDSSSVNVESPTPGRSVSSDLPDRRESQENSSDSITSSSRAESGRSRQNSSHSKQSPQDGSSESTSGRKEDGVLVSEKKVQQRVSVESGSEEEQTITTRIFRRRLILKGEQAKNIPGESMTEEHYVDHDGNLISRKVIRKVIRRVSPQTPADQRANRDIQPQGQPWCSHILQEEEPEQGEGARNGRRKEERRIGDKKLHS